The Mycolicibacterium flavescens genome has a segment encoding these proteins:
- the murF gene encoding UDP-N-acetylmuramoyl-tripeptide--D-alanyl-D-alanine ligase gives MINLTLARIAEIVGGRLADISEADAATTRVTGTVEFDSRAVTPGGLFLALPGARSDGHDFAAAAVKAGAAAVLAARPVGVPAIVVDPTPETSDRAAGVLEHDADGSGAAVLAALAKLAGAVAAELVAGGLTIIGITGSSGKTSTKDLVAAVLAPLGEVIAPPGSFNNELGHPWTVLRATRSTDFLVLEMSARHRGNIAALAAIAPPSIAVVLNVGTAHLGEFGSREAIAETKSELPQAVPASGAVVLNVDDAAVAAMAAKTAARIVQVSREPGGRDVDVWAEAITLDELARPRFSMHTGAGSVDVALAVHGDHQVSNALCAAAVALECGASLEQVATALATAGPVSKHRMQVATRSDGVTVINDAYNANPDSMGAGLKALAWMARVGGGRRRSWAVLGEMAELGDDAISEHDRIGRLAVRLDVSRLIVVGTGRTMSAMHHGAVMEGSWGAEATMVADADAALDLLRVELRPSDVVLVKASNAAGLGALAEALLAESRDPHA, from the coding sequence GTGATCAACCTGACGCTGGCCCGGATCGCCGAGATCGTCGGCGGCCGCCTCGCCGACATCTCCGAAGCGGACGCCGCGACCACCAGGGTCACCGGCACCGTCGAGTTCGACTCGCGGGCCGTCACACCCGGCGGTCTGTTCCTCGCGCTGCCGGGAGCCCGTTCGGACGGACACGACTTCGCCGCCGCGGCGGTAAAGGCCGGCGCGGCGGCGGTACTGGCCGCCCGGCCGGTCGGGGTGCCTGCGATCGTCGTCGACCCGACGCCGGAGACGTCCGACCGCGCAGCGGGCGTGCTCGAACACGACGCCGACGGTTCGGGTGCAGCCGTACTCGCGGCGTTGGCGAAGCTGGCCGGTGCGGTCGCCGCAGAACTCGTCGCGGGCGGGCTCACGATCATCGGAATCACCGGATCGTCGGGTAAGACCTCGACCAAGGACCTGGTCGCCGCGGTGCTGGCCCCGCTCGGCGAGGTGATCGCGCCGCCGGGTTCGTTCAACAACGAACTCGGACATCCGTGGACGGTGCTGCGCGCGACGCGGTCCACCGACTTCCTCGTGTTGGAGATGTCGGCACGGCATCGCGGCAACATCGCCGCGCTGGCCGCAATCGCCCCGCCCTCGATCGCGGTGGTGCTCAACGTGGGCACCGCACACCTGGGCGAATTCGGGTCGCGGGAGGCCATCGCCGAAACCAAATCCGAACTGCCACAAGCAGTTCCAGCATCCGGGGCCGTCGTCCTCAACGTTGACGACGCCGCGGTGGCGGCGATGGCCGCCAAGACCGCCGCGCGGATCGTGCAGGTGTCGCGGGAGCCGGGCGGCCGCGACGTGGACGTGTGGGCCGAAGCGATCACGCTCGACGAGCTGGCCAGGCCGCGGTTCAGCATGCACACCGGCGCCGGGTCCGTCGACGTCGCGCTGGCCGTCCACGGGGACCATCAGGTGTCCAACGCGCTGTGCGCGGCGGCCGTGGCGCTGGAGTGCGGCGCCTCCCTCGAGCAGGTCGCCACCGCGCTGGCCACCGCGGGTCCGGTGTCCAAACACCGCATGCAGGTCGCCACCCGCAGCGACGGCGTCACCGTCATCAACGACGCCTACAACGCCAACCCCGACTCGATGGGCGCGGGCCTCAAGGCGCTGGCGTGGATGGCCCGCGTGGGCGGGGGGCGGCGCCGCAGTTGGGCGGTGCTCGGCGAGATGGCCGAACTCGGCGACGACGCGATATCCGAGCATGACCGCATCGGCCGACTGGCCGTGCGCTTAGATGTGTCACGACTCATCGTCGTCGGAACCGGGAGGACTATGAGCGCCATGCACCACGGCGCGGTGATGGAGGGATCGTGGGGGGCTGAGGCCACCATGGTCGCCGACGCCGACGCGGCGCTGGACCTCCTGCGCGTTGAACTGCGACCGTCCGACGTGGTGCTGGTGAAGGCGTCGAACGCGGCCGGACTCGGCGCGCTGGCCGAAGCGCTGCTCGCCGAATCCCGGGATCCGCACGCATGA
- the mraY gene encoding Phospho-N-acetylmuramoyl-pentapeptide-transferase, with translation MRQILIAVGIALTVSILLTPVLIRLFTRQGFGHEIREDGPPTHAKKRGTPSMGGVAIVAGIWASYLGTHLVGVVIDGRGPSASGLLVLFLASALAVVGFVDDLIKIRRSRNLGLNKTAKTVGILTAAVIFGVLALQFRNADGLTPGSAELSYVREIATVTLPPALFVLFCIVVVSAWSNAVNFTDGLDGLAAGAMAMVCAAYVLITFWQFRNACATSPGLGCYNVRDPLDLAIIAAATAGACIGFLWWNAAPAKIFMGDTGSLALGGIIAGLSVASRTEMLAVVLGALFVAEVVSVVVQILAFRTTGRRVFRMAPFHHHFELVGWAETTVIIRFWLLTAIACGLGVALFYSEWLTTVGA, from the coding sequence ATGAGGCAGATCCTCATCGCCGTCGGCATCGCGCTGACGGTCTCGATCCTGCTCACCCCGGTGCTGATCCGGCTGTTCACCCGCCAGGGGTTCGGCCACGAGATCCGCGAGGACGGACCGCCCACCCACGCCAAGAAGCGCGGCACCCCCTCGATGGGTGGCGTGGCGATCGTCGCGGGCATCTGGGCCAGCTACCTGGGTACCCACCTCGTGGGCGTCGTGATCGACGGCCGGGGACCGTCGGCTTCCGGCCTTCTCGTGCTGTTTCTGGCCAGCGCCCTGGCCGTCGTCGGTTTCGTCGACGACCTGATCAAGATCCGGCGCTCGCGCAACCTCGGGCTCAACAAGACCGCCAAAACCGTCGGCATCCTGACCGCCGCCGTGATCTTCGGCGTGCTGGCCCTGCAGTTCCGCAACGCCGACGGGCTGACACCCGGCAGCGCCGAACTGTCCTATGTGCGCGAGATCGCCACGGTCACACTGCCGCCCGCACTGTTCGTGTTGTTCTGCATCGTGGTGGTCAGCGCGTGGTCGAACGCGGTCAACTTCACCGACGGGCTGGACGGGCTGGCCGCGGGCGCGATGGCGATGGTGTGCGCGGCCTACGTGCTGATCACGTTCTGGCAGTTCCGCAACGCCTGCGCGACGAGTCCGGGCCTGGGCTGTTACAACGTGCGCGACCCTTTGGACCTGGCGATCATCGCCGCGGCCACCGCGGGCGCCTGCATCGGATTCCTGTGGTGGAACGCCGCGCCCGCCAAGATCTTCATGGGTGACACCGGCTCGCTCGCCCTCGGCGGCATCATCGCCGGGCTGTCGGTGGCCAGCCGCACTGAGATGCTGGCCGTGGTGCTCGGTGCCCTGTTCGTCGCCGAGGTGGTCTCGGTCGTCGTGCAGATCCTGGCGTTCCGCACCACGGGCCGCAGGGTCTTCCGGATGGCGCCGTTCCACCATCACTTCGAGCTGGTGGGGTGGGCCGAGACCACGGTGATCATCCGGTTCTGGTTGCTCACCGCGATCGCCTGCGGGCTCGGCGTCGCGTTGTTCTACAGCGAGTGGCTGACGACCGTCGGTGCCTGA
- the murD gene encoding UDP-N-acetylmuramoylalanine--D-glutamate ligase, with the protein MTHLEPLVPGARVLVTGAGLTGRSVSAVLEPTGVRLTICDDDPLALQRLITPARVVTTAEAQATIGEYALVITSPGFAPTAPVLAAAATAGVPVWGDVELAWRLDRAGWFGPSRRWLVVTGTNGKTTTTSMLHAMLVAAGRNAALCGNIGNPVIDVLAEPSDLLAVELSSFQLHWAPSLRPDAGVVLNVAEDHLDWHGSMAAYAGAKARVLDGRVAVVGLDDPVAAGLLDTAAAPTRVGFRLAEPGPGELGVVEGALVDNAFGDPPEGGWTLAQAASIPVVGPVGVLNALGAAALARAVDVPPAAIADALADFRVGRHRAEVIGTVDGVTYVDDSKATNPHAARASIAAYPRVVWVAGGLLKGASVDELLTSMSNRLVGAVLIGRDRALIAEALSRHAPDVPVIEVVTGEDFGVQGTSGSDVNSVAPVIRLEGTQSGDEIMAAVVDAARGLARPGDTVLLAPAGASFDQFSGYSHRGDAFADAVRALTR; encoded by the coding sequence ATGACGCATCTCGAGCCGCTGGTCCCCGGCGCCCGGGTGCTGGTGACCGGCGCGGGACTGACCGGCCGCTCGGTGAGCGCCGTACTGGAGCCCACCGGCGTGCGGTTGACGATCTGCGACGACGATCCACTGGCGCTGCAGCGGTTGATCACGCCCGCGAGGGTCGTCACCACCGCCGAGGCCCAGGCCACCATCGGCGAATACGCGCTGGTGATCACCAGCCCCGGCTTCGCGCCGACCGCTCCCGTGCTGGCCGCGGCGGCTACCGCGGGCGTACCGGTCTGGGGCGACGTGGAACTGGCCTGGCGCCTGGACCGGGCGGGCTGGTTCGGGCCGTCGCGGCGCTGGCTCGTCGTCACCGGGACCAACGGCAAGACCACGACCACCTCGATGCTGCACGCGATGCTCGTTGCCGCCGGGCGAAACGCGGCGCTGTGCGGCAACATCGGCAACCCCGTCATCGACGTCCTCGCCGAACCGTCCGACCTGCTCGCGGTGGAGCTGTCCAGCTTCCAGCTGCACTGGGCGCCATCGCTGCGGCCGGACGCGGGCGTGGTGCTCAACGTCGCCGAGGACCACCTCGACTGGCACGGGTCCATGGCCGCCTACGCCGGTGCCAAGGCCCGCGTGCTCGACGGCCGTGTCGCCGTGGTCGGACTCGACGACCCGGTGGCCGCAGGCCTGCTGGACACGGCGGCCGCCCCGACTCGCGTCGGGTTCCGGCTGGCGGAGCCCGGCCCCGGCGAACTGGGCGTGGTGGAGGGCGCGCTGGTGGACAACGCATTCGGCGACCCACCCGAGGGCGGCTGGACACTGGCCCAGGCCGCGTCGATCCCGGTGGTCGGCCCGGTCGGAGTGCTCAACGCGCTCGGTGCCGCCGCACTGGCCCGCGCGGTCGACGTGCCACCGGCGGCCATCGCCGACGCGCTCGCCGATTTCCGGGTGGGCAGACACCGCGCCGAGGTAATCGGCACGGTCGACGGCGTCACGTACGTCGACGATTCGAAGGCGACCAACCCACACGCCGCGCGGGCATCCATCGCCGCGTACCCACGGGTGGTGTGGGTGGCCGGTGGGCTGCTCAAGGGCGCCTCGGTCGACGAGCTGCTCACTTCGATGTCGAATCGGCTGGTCGGAGCGGTGTTGATCGGCCGCGACCGGGCCCTGATCGCCGAGGCGTTATCGCGACACGCCCCGGATGTCCCCGTCATCGAGGTTGTGACGGGGGAGGATTTTGGGGTGCAAGGGACAAGTGGGTCGGATGTTAATTCTGTTGCTCCTGTGATCAGGCTCGAGGGAACGCAATCCGGTGACGAGATCATGGCCGCGGTGGTCGACGCCGCCCGCGGCCTCGCCCGGCCCGGCGACACCGTGCTGCTGGCTCCCGCAGGCGCCTCTTTCGACCAGTTCAGCGGCTACAGCCACCGCGGCGACGCGTTCGCCGACGCCGTGCGCGCCCTCACTCGCTAG
- the ftsW_2 gene encoding cell division protein FtsW: MTTILTRLRLRRTGAEDKPAEPVSATAGHRTRVGAWLGRPMTSFHLIIAVAALLTTLGLTMVLSASGVYSYDQDGSPWVVFAKQVLWTVIGLFGFYIAMRLPVQLMRRMAFSSFALTIVLLILVLIPGIGTVANGSRGWFVVAGFSMQPSELAKIAFAIWGAHLLAARRMEQASLREMLIPLVPAAFVALALIVAQPDLGQTVSLGIILLGLLWYAGLPLRVFVSSLFMVVVSAAVLAMAEGYRSARVQSWLNPAADTQGSGYQARQARFALANGGVFGDGLGQGAAKWNYLPNAHNDFIFAIIGEELGFIGAGGLLCLFGLFAYTGMRIARRSADPFLRLLTATATLWIMGQVFINVGYVVGLLPVTGLQLPLISAGGTSTATTLLMIGIMASAARHEPEAVAALRAGRDDRVNRLLRLPLPAPYVPSRTEAVRDRLNRRGSERPGKPPAGKRTRAPKPAAKQTPKSARKRQTAGKPARAARHHGGGRADSSRRRALEGQRYG, translated from the coding sequence ATGACCACCATCCTGACCCGGCTGCGGCTTCGCAGGACGGGCGCCGAAGACAAACCGGCCGAGCCGGTGTCCGCGACCGCCGGGCATCGGACCCGGGTCGGGGCGTGGCTCGGCCGCCCGATGACGTCGTTCCACCTGATCATCGCGGTGGCCGCGCTGCTGACCACGCTGGGTCTGACGATGGTGCTGTCGGCGTCGGGGGTGTACTCCTACGACCAGGACGGGTCGCCGTGGGTCGTCTTCGCCAAGCAGGTCTTGTGGACGGTCATCGGGCTGTTCGGGTTCTACATCGCGATGCGCCTCCCGGTGCAGCTGATGCGGCGCATGGCCTTCTCCAGCTTCGCGCTCACCATCGTGCTGCTGATCCTGGTGCTGATCCCGGGAATCGGCACCGTGGCCAACGGTTCGCGCGGGTGGTTCGTGGTCGCGGGGTTCTCGATGCAGCCCTCCGAACTGGCTAAGATCGCGTTCGCCATCTGGGGCGCGCACCTGCTGGCCGCGCGCCGCATGGAGCAGGCCTCGCTGCGCGAGATGCTGATCCCGTTGGTACCTGCCGCATTCGTCGCGCTGGCGCTCATCGTCGCCCAGCCCGACCTCGGGCAGACGGTGTCGCTGGGCATCATCCTGCTGGGCCTGCTCTGGTACGCCGGCCTGCCGCTGCGGGTGTTCGTGTCCTCGCTGTTCATGGTCGTCGTGTCGGCCGCGGTGCTGGCGATGGCCGAGGGGTACCGGTCCGCGCGGGTGCAGTCCTGGTTGAACCCCGCCGCCGACACGCAGGGTTCGGGCTATCAGGCCCGCCAGGCACGGTTCGCGCTGGCCAACGGCGGTGTGTTCGGCGACGGCCTGGGCCAGGGCGCTGCCAAGTGGAACTACCTGCCCAACGCGCACAACGACTTCATCTTCGCGATCATCGGCGAGGAACTCGGTTTCATCGGAGCCGGCGGCCTGCTGTGCCTGTTCGGCCTGTTCGCCTACACCGGGATGCGCATCGCGCGGCGCTCCGCGGACCCGTTCCTGCGCCTGCTCACCGCCACCGCGACGCTGTGGATCATGGGCCAGGTGTTCATCAACGTCGGCTATGTGGTGGGCCTGCTTCCCGTGACCGGGCTTCAGCTGCCGCTCATCTCGGCGGGCGGAACCTCAACGGCGACAACGCTTCTGATGATCGGCATCATGGCGAGCGCGGCGCGGCACGAACCCGAGGCGGTGGCGGCGTTGCGGGCCGGGCGCGACGACCGGGTCAACAGGCTGTTGCGGCTGCCGCTGCCCGCGCCCTACGTGCCGTCGCGGACCGAGGCGGTACGCGACCGGCTCAACAGGCGCGGTTCGGAGCGACCCGGCAAACCGCCGGCGGGAAAGCGCACCCGGGCACCCAAGCCCGCGGCCAAACAGACGCCCAAGTCCGCCCGCAAACGCCAGACGGCCGGTAAGCCGGCCCGGGCGGCAAGGCATCATGGAGGCGGCCGCGCGGACAGCAGCCGGCGGCGCGCACTGGAAGGTCAGCGTTACGGGTGA
- the murG gene encoding UDP-N-acetylglucosamine--N-acetylmuramyl-(pentapeptide) pyrophosphoryl-undecaprenol N-acetylglucosamine transferase, with the protein MVLAGGGTAGHVEPAMAVADALTELVPDVRITALGTERGLETRLVPERGYHLELITPVPLPRKLSGDLLRLPLRVRRAVRETRALLDEVEADVVIGFGGYVALPAYLAARSVRRSKRVPVVVHEANARAGWANRVGARSARRVLSAVADPGLGKPAEVIGVPVRAAITSLDRTALRAEARAHFGFAPDARVLLVFGGSQGAQSLNRAVSGAAKDLAAAGISVLHAHGPKNTLDLREPADGDPPYVPVPYLNRMDLAYAAADVAMCRSGAMTVAELTAVGLPAVYVPLPIGNGEQRLNALPVVEAGGGLIVDDADLSPGFVAETVVDLLTDTGRLQTMTAGAALAGHRDAARRVAEIAIEVARAEPRKGLR; encoded by the coding sequence GTGGTCCTCGCGGGCGGTGGTACCGCGGGACACGTCGAACCGGCGATGGCGGTGGCCGACGCCCTGACCGAATTGGTGCCCGACGTGCGGATCACCGCACTGGGCACCGAGCGGGGTTTGGAGACCCGGCTGGTCCCCGAACGCGGCTATCACCTCGAGCTGATCACGCCGGTGCCGCTGCCGCGAAAACTATCCGGCGACCTCCTGCGCCTGCCCTTGCGGGTGCGGCGGGCGGTGCGCGAGACCCGGGCGCTGCTCGACGAGGTCGAGGCCGACGTGGTGATCGGCTTCGGCGGTTACGTCGCGCTGCCCGCCTATCTGGCCGCGCGTAGCGTGCGCAGAAGCAAGCGCGTGCCGGTGGTGGTGCACGAGGCGAACGCTCGCGCGGGCTGGGCCAACCGGGTCGGTGCCCGTTCGGCGCGACGGGTGCTCTCGGCCGTCGCCGACCCTGGACTGGGCAAGCCTGCCGAGGTGATCGGGGTTCCGGTGCGCGCGGCGATCACCTCGCTGGACCGCACGGCGTTGCGGGCCGAGGCGCGCGCCCACTTCGGTTTCGCCCCTGATGCCCGGGTGCTGTTGGTGTTCGGCGGGTCGCAGGGCGCGCAGTCGCTGAACAGGGCCGTTTCGGGCGCTGCCAAAGACCTTGCGGCGGCTGGTATCTCGGTGCTGCACGCCCACGGCCCCAAGAACACCCTCGATCTGCGCGAGCCCGCCGACGGCGACCCGCCGTATGTCCCTGTGCCCTACCTGAACCGGATGGACCTCGCGTACGCCGCCGCCGACGTCGCGATGTGCCGGTCCGGGGCGATGACGGTCGCCGAACTGACCGCGGTCGGGTTGCCCGCGGTATACGTTCCGCTGCCGATCGGCAACGGCGAACAACGGCTCAACGCACTTCCCGTCGTCGAGGCCGGGGGCGGGCTGATCGTCGACGACGCCGATCTGTCGCCGGGTTTCGTCGCCGAAACCGTCGTCGACCTGCTCACCGACACCGGCCGGTTGCAGACGATGACGGCGGGCGCCGCCCTGGCCGGTCACCGCGACGCGGCAAGGCGGGTCGCCGAGATCGCCATCGAGGTGGCGCGAGCCGAGCCCCGAAAGGGTCTGCGGTGA
- the murC gene encoding UDP-N-acetylmuramate--L-alanine ligase gives MKPKSLPEELQRVHMVGIGGAGMSGIARILLDRGGLVSGSDAKESRAVAALRARGAAIRIGHDASSLDLLPNGPTAVVTTHAAIPKTNPELVEARRRGIPVILRPVVLAKLMAGHTTLMVTGTHGKTTTTSMLIVALQHSGFDPSFAVGGDLGEAGTNAHNGSGDVFVAEADESDGSLLEYSPDVAVVTNIEADHLDFFGSAEAYGAVFDDFVERLKPGGALVVCTDDPGGAGLAERTEELGIRVLRYGSDPSRPLQGILLNWEQHDTGAVAHIQFGDEPHPRVMRLAVPGRHMALNAIGAMLAAIEAGAPVDAVLDGLAGFEGVRRRFELVGEANGVRVFDDYAHHPTEVRATLGALHTVTEQAGGRSIVVFQPHLYSRTQTFAREFGQALDGADEVFVLDVYAAREQPIAGVSGASIVEHVSVPGTYVPDFSAVSARVAEAAAPGDVVVTMGAGDVTMLGPEILTALRVKANRSTPGSR, from the coding sequence GTGAAACCGAAGTCGTTGCCCGAGGAGCTGCAGCGGGTGCACATGGTGGGCATCGGCGGTGCCGGCATGTCGGGCATCGCACGCATCCTGCTCGACCGCGGCGGGCTGGTGTCGGGCTCCGATGCCAAGGAGTCGCGGGCGGTGGCCGCGTTGCGGGCCCGCGGTGCGGCGATCCGGATCGGACACGACGCCTCCTCGCTGGACCTGTTGCCGAACGGCCCGACCGCCGTCGTCACCACCCACGCCGCCATCCCCAAGACCAATCCCGAACTGGTCGAGGCCCGTCGACGCGGTATCCCGGTGATCCTGCGGCCGGTGGTCCTGGCCAAGCTGATGGCAGGCCACACCACGCTGATGGTGACGGGCACCCACGGCAAGACCACCACGACGTCGATGCTCATCGTGGCGTTGCAGCACAGCGGGTTCGACCCGTCGTTCGCGGTGGGCGGGGATCTCGGCGAGGCGGGCACCAACGCCCACAACGGCAGCGGCGACGTCTTCGTGGCGGAGGCCGACGAAAGCGACGGCTCGCTGCTGGAGTACAGCCCCGACGTTGCGGTGGTGACGAACATCGAGGCCGACCATCTCGACTTCTTCGGAAGCGCCGAAGCCTACGGCGCCGTCTTCGACGACTTCGTCGAACGCCTCAAACCCGGTGGTGCGCTTGTGGTCTGCACCGACGACCCCGGCGGCGCGGGCCTGGCCGAGCGCACCGAGGAGCTGGGCATCCGCGTGCTGCGCTACGGCAGCGACCCGAGCCGACCGCTGCAGGGGATCTTGCTGAACTGGGAGCAGCACGACACCGGCGCGGTGGCCCACATTCAGTTCGGCGACGAACCGCACCCGAGGGTGATGCGCCTCGCGGTGCCGGGACGGCACATGGCGCTCAACGCGATCGGCGCGATGCTCGCCGCGATCGAAGCGGGCGCGCCGGTCGATGCGGTGCTCGACGGGCTGGCCGGCTTCGAAGGGGTGCGGCGCCGGTTCGAGTTGGTCGGAGAGGCGAACGGCGTGCGGGTCTTCGACGACTACGCGCACCATCCGACCGAGGTGCGCGCCACGCTCGGTGCGCTGCACACCGTCACCGAGCAGGCCGGTGGTCGTTCGATCGTCGTCTTCCAGCCGCACTTGTATTCGCGCACACAGACATTCGCCCGCGAGTTCGGACAGGCGCTCGACGGTGCTGACGAAGTATTCGTGCTCGACGTCTACGCCGCGCGCGAGCAGCCGATCGCCGGCGTCAGCGGAGCAAGCATCGTCGAGCACGTCAGCGTGCCGGGAACCTATGTGCCCGACTTCTCGGCGGTCTCAGCGCGGGTGGCTGAGGCCGCCGCACCGGGCGACGTCGTCGTCACGATGGGCGCCGGGGACGTCACGATGCTCGGCCCGGAGATCCTCACCGCGCTGCGCGTCAAGGCCAACCGGAGCACACCGGGGTCGCGATGA
- a CDS encoding cell division septal protein, whose protein sequence is MTGPSDRDPEPSEPAETPEPPAEPDPGEEAAPPQETPADSETSDQTPDFEGPRRRARREREERRAAQARATAIEQARREAKRRALGKPAGDTRKLRRGTVRGLKVLMWSALISVIVVGLGLLLYFTPVMAVRNTVVTGVGAVTQEEIVAAAAVAPGTPLLQVNTDNVAERVAAIRRIASARVQRQYPSTLRITVVERVPVVVKDYPDGPHLFDRDGVDFAIGPPPPGVPYLDTDNPGPNDAPTKAALQVMTSLRPEVAAQVARVAAPSVASITLQLIDGREVVWGTTDRTEEKALKLGALLTQPGKTYDVSSPDLPTVK, encoded by the coding sequence ATGACCGGCCCGAGCGACCGTGACCCGGAGCCCTCGGAGCCCGCGGAGACTCCGGAGCCGCCGGCAGAGCCTGACCCGGGGGAGGAGGCGGCACCGCCGCAGGAAACGCCGGCAGACTCTGAAACTTCGGACCAGACACCGGATTTCGAAGGTCCGCGCCGGCGCGCGCGCCGCGAGCGTGAGGAGCGGCGCGCGGCGCAAGCCCGCGCCACGGCGATCGAGCAGGCCCGCAGGGAGGCCAAGCGGCGCGCACTGGGCAAGCCCGCGGGCGACACCCGCAAACTGCGGAGGGGTACGGTCCGTGGCCTGAAGGTGCTGATGTGGTCGGCGCTGATCAGCGTCATCGTCGTCGGGCTCGGACTGCTGCTGTACTTCACCCCGGTCATGGCGGTGCGCAACACGGTGGTCACCGGTGTGGGCGCGGTGACGCAGGAGGAGATCGTCGCCGCGGCGGCCGTCGCGCCGGGCACGCCGCTGCTGCAGGTGAACACCGACAACGTCGCCGAACGGGTGGCCGCGATCCGGCGGATCGCCAGCGCGCGTGTTCAGCGCCAGTATCCGTCCACCCTGCGGATCACCGTCGTCGAGCGAGTTCCGGTGGTGGTCAAGGACTATCCGGACGGGCCGCACCTGTTCGACCGCGACGGCGTCGACTTCGCGATCGGCCCGCCGCCGCCGGGGGTGCCCTACCTCGACACCGACAATCCCGGTCCCAACGACGCACCGACCAAGGCGGCGCTGCAGGTGATGACGTCGCTGCGCCCGGAGGTCGCCGCGCAGGTCGCCCGCGTCGCGGCGCCCTCGGTCGCGTCCATCACCCTGCAGCTCATCGACGGCAGGGAGGTGGTGTGGGGGACCACCGACCGGACCGAGGAGAAGGCGCTCAAACTGGGAGCGTTGCTCACTCAGCCGGGAAAGACCTACGACGTGTCGAGTCCGGACCTGCCGACCGTGAAGTGA
- the ftsZ gene encoding cell division protein ftsZ: MTPPHNYLAVIKVVGIGGGGVNAVNRMIEQGLKGVEFIAINTDAQALLMSDADVKLDVGRDSTRGLGAGADPEVGRKAAEDAKDDIEELLRGADMVFVTAGEGGGTGTGGAPVVASIARKLGALTVGVVTRPFSFEGKRRSNQAENGIQALRESCDTLIVIPNDRLLQMGDAAVSLMDAFRSADEVLLNGVQGITDLITTPGLINVDFADVKGVMSGAGTALMGIGSARGDGRALKAAEIAINSPLLEASMEGAQGVLLSVAGGSDLGLFEINEAASLVQDAAHPDANIIFGTVIDDSLGDEVRVTVIAAGFDSAGPGRKPVVSPAEGQVQGITPGKAGKVSTSLFEPADPASVPVHTNGATVSIGGDDDDDVDVPPFMRH; encoded by the coding sequence ATGACCCCCCCACATAACTACCTCGCCGTCATCAAGGTGGTCGGCATCGGTGGCGGCGGCGTGAATGCCGTCAACCGGATGATCGAGCAGGGCCTCAAGGGCGTGGAGTTCATCGCCATCAACACCGACGCGCAGGCGTTGTTGATGAGCGACGCCGACGTCAAGCTCGACGTCGGTCGCGATTCCACGCGCGGTCTCGGCGCCGGCGCCGATCCCGAGGTGGGGCGCAAGGCCGCCGAAGACGCCAAGGACGACATCGAGGAGCTGCTGCGCGGCGCCGACATGGTGTTCGTCACGGCGGGCGAGGGCGGCGGCACCGGCACGGGTGGCGCGCCGGTGGTGGCGTCGATCGCGCGCAAGCTCGGCGCGTTGACCGTGGGCGTGGTGACGCGGCCGTTCTCGTTCGAGGGCAAGCGGCGCAGCAACCAGGCCGAGAACGGCATCCAGGCGTTGCGGGAGAGCTGCGACACGCTCATCGTGATCCCCAACGACCGGCTGCTGCAGATGGGCGATGCCGCGGTCTCGCTGATGGACGCGTTCCGCAGCGCCGACGAGGTGCTGCTCAACGGCGTGCAGGGGATCACCGACCTGATCACCACACCCGGCCTGATCAACGTCGACTTCGCCGACGTCAAGGGCGTGATGAGCGGGGCGGGCACCGCGCTGATGGGCATCGGTTCGGCGCGCGGTGACGGCCGTGCGCTCAAGGCCGCCGAGATCGCGATCAACTCGCCGCTGCTGGAGGCCTCGATGGAGGGGGCGCAGGGTGTGCTGCTCTCGGTCGCCGGCGGCAGCGACCTGGGTCTGTTCGAGATCAACGAAGCCGCGTCGCTGGTGCAGGACGCCGCGCACCCCGACGCCAACATCATCTTCGGCACGGTCATCGACGACTCGCTCGGCGACGAGGTGCGGGTCACCGTGATCGCCGCGGGCTTCGACTCCGCCGGTCCGGGACGCAAACCGGTGGTCAGCCCGGCCGAAGGGCAGGTCCAGGGCATCACCCCGGGCAAGGCCGGCAAGGTGAGCACATCGCTGTTCGAGCCCGCGGATCCGGCGAGCGTGCCGGTTCACACCAACGGCGCGACGGTCAGTATCGGCGGGGACGATGACGACGACGTCGACGTGCCGCCGTTCATGCGCCACTGA